Within the Leptogranulimonas caecicola genome, the region CGCTTGCGATTCCCAGATTCATGAAAGCCTGCTGACAAGGGTGGGGAGACGAAGCCCATAGAGTAGAATCAATACTCGATTCATATCTATCCCCGCGAGGATACCGCAAACTCCATTTCGCAAGGACGGGCAGCTCAATGGCACAGGACCCTAAGAACAAGAACCGCCCAGGGCGCGCAGAAGACCCTCTTGCGCAGGCCGCTGACGAGTTTTCTCAGGCAATCCAGCAGGCTGTGAGCAGCGAGGATTTCGCTCGGCTGCGCGACGCGGTGGGCGCTACGGTAGACGCGGCCAAACAGATGGCTCGCACCACAGGATCGCAGGTGGGAGAGGCGGTAGGCAAAGCCGCTCAGTCTATGGCCGCTTCAGCTCAAGCCAATTCGCAGGGGCCTGCAAGCCCCGCCGCCACAAGAAAGCCTGGCGCCCCCGCAAAGCCCGAGGCCACAATCAAGCCTGGCTCCCCTCAGCCTCCTAAGCGCAAAGCCTCGAGGCCTGGTGCAGGCAGAGGCACCCTTACGGCTGCCCAGGAGCGAAAGCTGCTTTCCCGTCGCTACAAGAACGGGGTAGGCCTCTCTGCCTCTGGCTACACCATGGAGATCCTAGGCGGATTCTTCAGCTTTGGCATGCTGTTGTCTTGTATTACCGCCCTGGTCGAGGTGGAGTATCTAGGCGCCGCTGGCATTGCTTCGCTGGTGCTCTTTTTGGTGTTGTTCATCCTGTGCTTGAGGGTCACCGTGGCAGGCTACAGGCGCGTGCGGCTTTCCAAGCGCTATCAGGGGTACCGCTCTGTGGTAGGCATCTTCGACCGTTATCCGGTGGAAGAGCTCGCAGATCAACTGGATCTGCCTGTGGCAGAGGTGCACGAAGACTTGACGATGCTTATTAGCCGCGGCCTTTTGTGTGACACCTACCTGGTGGACACAGATCGCGAATACATCCTCTCCCGCAGTGCTTACGAGGAGTTCTTGGAGCAAGACCAAAAGGCGCGTGAGGCCGGCATTCCAGTAGAGGCCAAGGTGGAGCGCGTGGAGAAAGCCAATACCCCTGTTGATCCACGAGCCGCTGCAGCGGCTTCGTCGCAGCCTGCTTCGACAACGTCTCAAAAGCCGCCGCGCCAGGTGGCTCCTGAGGTGGCAAAGCTTGTGGCTGCTGGGGACGCCTATGTGGCGCAGATCTCTGCGGCAAAAGTCGACATCGACGATCCGGCTATCAGTTCTAAAGTAGATGTCATCATATCCATCGTGGAGCGCATCTATGACTATGTGGGCACCCATCCCGAGACTGCCGATGACATCTCTATGCTCAATACCTACTATCTGCCTACCACTGTCAAATTGCTGGATGCCTATGACAAACTAGAGGAGCAGCCCGTGCAGGGGGCCAACATCACCTCCTCTCGCCAAGAGATCTCTCGCACGCTCGATATGCTCACCGAGGCTTACGAGAACCTGTTAGACGGTCTCTTTCGCGACATGGCCTGGGATGTCTCCGCTGATGCTTCGGTGCTTCAAGATGTGCTCAAACAGCAGGGGCTCCTCCGCAAGCAGCATCGTTCTTCTGGTAATGGCTCTGAAGTCCCCCAGGAGTCTTAACCAGGCTGGGTGCTCGCCCAGGGCACTGCCTGTTTGAACGCACGTATCGCTATTGGGTCCACTGGATACTCTAGGAGCTCTTATGGATGATCTTAACTTTGACGATGTTCCCCAGCTCACCCTCTCCGAGGTAGAAGAGGTGCAGGTCACACCTACATTGGTGGAAGAGCAGCCCGACGCGCTGGTTTCCGGTGCCGATGATCTGCTCTCTGAGGCCGAGAAGGCCCAGGTAGACCAGTTCTCCCGCCAGATCGACGTCACCAATGCCTCCCAGGTGCTTACCTATGGCTCAGGCGCCCAAAAGAAGATGGCGGATTTCTCTCAGACCGCGCTCGAGAAGGTGCGCACCAAAGACCTTGACGAGGTGGGAGACCTTATCACCGGCGTGGTAGGCGAGCTGCGCGGTTTTGAGGTAGAGGATGAGA harbors:
- a CDS encoding 5-bromo-4-chloroindolyl phosphate hydrolysis family protein, coding for MAQDPKNKNRPGRAEDPLAQAADEFSQAIQQAVSSEDFARLRDAVGATVDAAKQMARTTGSQVGEAVGKAAQSMAASAQANSQGPASPAATRKPGAPAKPEATIKPGSPQPPKRKASRPGAGRGTLTAAQERKLLSRRYKNGVGLSASGYTMEILGGFFSFGMLLSCITALVEVEYLGAAGIASLVLFLVLFILCLRVTVAGYRRVRLSKRYQGYRSVVGIFDRYPVEELADQLDLPVAEVHEDLTMLISRGLLCDTYLVDTDREYILSRSAYEEFLEQDQKAREAGIPVEAKVERVEKANTPVDPRAAAAASSQPASTTSQKPPRQVAPEVAKLVAAGDAYVAQISAAKVDIDDPAISSKVDVIISIVERIYDYVGTHPETADDISMLNTYYLPTTVKLLDAYDKLEEQPVQGANITSSRQEISRTLDMLTEAYENLLDGLFRDMAWDVSADASVLQDVLKQQGLLRKQHRSSGNGSEVPQES